In the Populus trichocarpa isolate Nisqually-1 chromosome 1, P.trichocarpa_v4.1, whole genome shotgun sequence genome, one interval contains:
- the LOC7482772 gene encoding probable leucine-rich repeat receptor-like protein kinase At2g33170, protein MSAHFRSKRVFELRLAGILLVSILLICTTEALNSEGQRLLELKNSLHDEFNHLQNWKSTDQTPCSWTGVNCTSGYEPVVWSLNMSSMNLSGTLSPSIGGLVNLQYFDLSYNVITGDIPKAIGNCSLLQLLYLNNNQLSGEIPAELGELSFLERLNICNNRISGSLPEEFGRLSSLVEFVAYTNKLTGPLPHSIGNLKNLKTIRAGQNEISGSIPSEISGCQSLKLLGLAQNKIGGELPKELGMLGNLTEVILWENQISGFIPKELGNCTNLETLALYSNTLTGPIPKEIGNLRFLKKLYLYRNGLNGTIPREIGNLSMAAEIDFSENFLTGEIPTEFSKIKGLRLLYLFQNQLTSVIPKELSSLRNLTKLDLSINHLTGPIPSGFQYLTEMLQLQLFDNSLSGGIPQGFGLHSRLWVVDFSDNDLTGRIPPHLCQLSNLILLNLDSNRLYGNIPTGVLNCQTLVQLRLVGNNFTGGFPSELCKLVNLSAIELDQNSFTGPVPPEIGNCQRLQRLHIANNYFTSELPKEIGNLFQLVTFNASSNLLTGRIPPEVVNCKMLQRLDLSHNSFSDALPDGLGTLLQLELLRLSENKFSGNIPPALGNLSHLTELQMGGNSFSGQIPPALGSLSSLQIAMNLSYNNLTGSIPPELGNLNLLEFLLLNNNHLNGEIPITFENLSSLLGCNFSYNELTGPLPSIPLFQNMATSSFLGNKGLCGGPLGYCSGDPSSGSVVQKNLDAPRGRIITIVAAIVGGVSLVLIIVILYFMRRPTETAPSIHDQENPSTESDIYFPLKDGLTFQDLVEATNNFHDSYVLGRGACGTVYKAVMRSGKIIAVKKLASNREGSDIENSFRAEILTLGKIRHRNIVKLYGFCYHEGSNLLLYEYMARGSLGELLHEPSCGLEWSTRFLVALGAAEGLAYLHHDCKPRIIHRDIKSNNILLDDNFEAHVGDFGLAKVIDMPQSKSMSAVAGSYGYIAPEYAYTMKVTEKCDIYSYGVVLLELLTGKTPVQPLDQGGDLVTWARQYVREHSLTSGILDERLDLEDQSTVAHMIYVLKIALLCTSMSPSDRPSMREVVLMLIESNEREGNLTLSSTYVFPLKDDASRK, encoded by the exons ATGTCAGCACATTTCAGATCAAAGAGAGTATTTGAATTGAGGCTTGCTGGAATTTTGCTCGTTTCCATCCTATTGATATGTACTACAGAGGCGTTGAATTCTGAGGGGCAACGCCTCCTAGAGTTAAAGAATAGCCTCCATGACGAGTTCAATCATCTGCAGAATTGGAAGTCCACTGACCAGACACCATGCAGCTGGACCGGTGTGAATTGCACTTCAGGTTATGAGCCTGTAGTCTGGTCCCTTAATATGAGCTCAATGAATCTTTCTGGGACTCTGAGCCCCAGTATTGGTGGTTTGGTCAACCTGCaatattttgatctttcttaCAATGTGATCACCGGAGATATACCTAAAGCTATTGGAAATTGTTCACTGTTGCAATTGCTTTATTTGAATAACAATCAGTTGAGTGGGGAAATTCCTGCTGAACTGGGTGAATTGTCTTTTCTTGAACGTTTGAATATATGCAACAACAGGATATCCGGTTCACTTCCAGAGGAGTTTGGGAGACTATCTTCATTGGTTGAGTTTGTGGCTTATACCAACAAGCTGACTGGTCCATTGCCTCATTCTATAGGTAATCTCAAGAACCTGAAAACCATCCGTGCAGGGCAGAATGAAATTTCTGGTAGTATTCCTTCTGAAATAAGTGGATGTCAGAGCTTGAAATTGCTTGGTCTTGCCCAAAATAAAATAGGAGGGGAGCTGCCGAAGGAACTTGGGATGCTTGGAAACTTGACTGAAGTGATTTTATGGGAGAACCAGATCTCAGGGTTTATACCAAAGGAGCTAGGGAACTGTACAAACCTTGAGACACTTGCTCTATATTCAAATACTCTTACTGGACCAATACCAAAGGAAATTGGGAACCTGAGGTTTCTGAAGAAGCTGTACCTCTATCGGAATGGGTTGAATGGAACTATTCCAAGGGAAATTGGGAACCTTTCCATGGCAGCAGAAATTGATTTCTCAGAGAATTTTTTGACTGGTGAAATCCCAACTGAGTTCAGCAAGATAAAGGGTCTTCGACTTTTGTACCTCTTCCAGAACCAGCTTACAAGTGTCATACCAAAAGAGCTTAGTAGCTTGAGGAACTTGACTAAGCTTGACCTCTCAATCAATCACCTCACTGGTCCTATTCCTTCTGGGTTTCAATATTTGACTGAAATGCTCCAGTTACAGCTTTTTGACAACTCCTTGAGTGGTGGCATTCCTCAGGGGTTTGGACTTCATAGCCGACTCTGGGTGGTTGATTTTTCAGATAATGATCTGACTGGAAGAATACCTCCTCATCTTTGTCAACTTTCAAACCTGATTTTGCTGAATCTGGATTCTAACAGGTTATATGGAAATATCCCGACTGGGGTCCTGAACTGCCAAACATTGGTACAACTTCGTCTTGTTGGAAATAATTTTACAGGTGGCTTTCCTTCAGAGTTGTGCAAATTGGTGAATCTTTCTGCTATTGAACTGGACCAGAACAGTTTTACTGGTCCGGTTCCACCAGAGATTGGAAACTGCCAAAGGTTGCAAAGACTACATATTGCAAACAATTACTTTACTTCGGAGTTGCCGAAGGAAATAGGTAATCTGTTTCAACTTGTGACTTTTAATGCATCATCAAATTTGCTCACGGGAAGGATTCCACCCGAAGTTGTTAACTGCAAGATGCTCCAACGACTTGATCTTAGCCACAACAGCTTTTCTGATGCTTTACCAGATGGGCTTGGAACTCTTCTTCAACTGGAGCTTCTCAGGCtttcagaaaataaattctCCGGAAATATACCTCCGGCATTAGGAAATCTCTCCCATTTGACTGAATTGCAGATGGGCGGCAACTCATTTTCTGGTCAAATTCCTCCAGCTTTGGGCTCGCTTTCAAGCTTGCAGATTGCAATGAATCTCAGTTATAACAATCTTACTGGCAGCATACCACCAGAGCTTGGTAATCTTAATTTACTGGAATTTCTCCTGCTCAATAACAACCATTTGAATGGTGAGATTCCCATAACATTTGAAAATCTGTCAAGTTTACTGGGATGCAACTTCTCATACAATGAACTCACTGGACCTTTGCCTTCCATACCACTATTTCAGAACATGGCCACCAGCAGCTTTCTTGGAAACAAAGGGCTTTGTGGTGGGCCTCTTGGCTACTGCAGTGGAGATCCATCTTCTGGTTCTGTTGTACAAAAAAATCTGGATGCTCCTCGAGGTAGGATCATCACAATTGTTGCAGCCATTGTTGGTGGGGTTTCTCTCGTTCTGATTATAGTGATACTGTATTTCATGAGACGTCCCACCGAGACAGCGCCTTCCATACATGATCAGGAGAATCCATCAACAGAATCAGATATCTACTTTCCTCTAAAGGACGGATTAACTTTCCAAGATCTAGTTGAGGCCACCAACAATTTTCATGATAGCTATGTTCTTGGAAGGGGAGCATGTGGAACAGTCTATAAGGCAGTTATGCGTTCTGGGAAGATCATTGCTGTGAAAAAGCTTGCATCTAACAGGGAGGGGAGTGATATTGAGAATAGTTTTCGGGCTGAGATTCTGACTCTTGGAAAGATTAGGCACCGAAACATAGTGAAACTTTATGGGTTTTGCTATCATGAAGGTTCGAATCTGCTTCTTTACGAGTACATGGCTAGGGGTAGCTTGGGAGAACTGCTTCATGAGCCTTCTTGTGGCCTGGAATGGTCCACTCGGTTCTTGGTCGCTCTTGGAGCTGCTGAAGGGCTTGCTTATTTGCATCATGACTGCAAACCAAGAATTATTCACCGTGATATAAAGTCGAATAATATTCTACTTGATGATAACTTTGAAGCCCATGTTGGTGATTTTGGTTTGGCGAAAGTTATTGACATGCCACAGTCCAAATCAATGTCAGCTGTTGCAGGATCATATGGGTATATTGCACCAG AATATGCATACACCATGAAGGTTACGGAAAAATGTGACATCTATAGTTATGGAGTTGTTCTATTGGAGTTGCTAACCGGAAAAACTCCAGTACAGCCACTAGATCAAGGAGGTGATCTTGTCACGTGGGCAAGACAATATGTTCGGGAGCATTCATTGACATCTGGGATACTTGATGAACGATTGGACCTTGAAGACCAAAGCACTGTTGCTCACATGATATATGTCTTGAAAATTGCTCTACTCTGCACAAGCATGTCGCCTTCTGATCGGCCATCAATGCGGGAAGTTGTGCTGATGCTTATCGAGTCTAATGAGAGAGAAGGTAACCTTACTCTGTCTTCGACTTATGTTTTTCCGTTGAAAGATGATGCTTCACGAAAATAG
- the LOC7482770 gene encoding S-protein homolog 29 encodes MTGFISFLLFLVLPLCLLSTATADEHDEHRLPFVQVINALPKNSKPMQVSCSTKNINIGKRSLVNGEVFKWRAAQRKLHSCGALWERLFASWHAFQPRRDENHETVYWMVKEDGFFISWDKANWVRKYRWETE; translated from the coding sequence ATGACTGGTTTTATCagctttcttctcttccttgttCTCCCACTGTGCCTTCTGAGCACTGCAACAGCAGATGAACATGATGAGCATCGTCTACCCTTTGTTCAAGTTATCAATGCCTTGCctaaaaactcaaaaccaaTGCAAGTTAGCTGTTCAACCAAAAACATTAACATCGGAAAGCGCTCTCTTGTTAATGGTGAAGTCTTCAAATGGAGGGCGGCACAGAGAAAGCTACATTCCTGTGGAGCTTTATGGGAAAGACTTTTTGCATCCTGGCATGCATTTCAACCTCGCAGGGATGAGAATCATGAAACTGTGTATTGGATGGTGAAGGAAGATGGGTTCTTCATTAGCTGGGACAAAGCCAACTGGGTGAGAAAATATAGATGGGAAACCGAGTGA